The genomic stretch GATGTTAAATGTAATTGTATATTTTTTCCCGTTTTCTTCTGCAATAACGTGTAATATTATAAACGCTTCATATATtgaaatgattttatttttatatatcaatCAATACAGTTTAATTAAAAACGAACAATAATGTATATATTCGTTAGTTTCTCTTTTCGGACGAGGCATGCGATTTTGTACCAAAAAAAGAGGAGAAGATGATAAAGGTACTTTGTTATTGTGTAAGAAAGTTGCATAAATAATTGCGTCTTCAAAATAATTGAATGCCACGTCAACATATTTGAACAGCATCTCACTCCAtccaaatataaattcaaaCTTTATTTCGAATTGTAGACTCATTATGaattcaaaatttaagaaattcaATCTTATTATGATGGTGGTAATTCGTAACTTATATTAACAATTAGACATAAGTTGTGGAAAAAGAACATggtgtttaaatttttaaatagatCCACACTCAACCTAATAAGCATGCGTGGAGACGATTTCAATTCGCTAACGAACGGCCAAGCTTCGTCTGTCTATATATATCTAATGGAGTATTAGTATTTATTAGGAAATTGCACTGTCCTAACAATGATTAGTTCctacaaaataattaattggcCAATACTAATAGGCACATGcccttaaattaaaaataattataacaaGTCAATCCTTTAGGTGTAACTATCACTTATAGtgctttatttatattaattataactAAGTTTTGAACTCAATCTTGAGTACCTAATCTCAtataattagaataaaaattaatctATCTCTTTATACAATGATCTatctaaatatattatatttatttattatactacTTCCGTCCCGCATTAGTAGTCACATTTGCTTTTCAACatccgttttataaaaatgattataaatagttaaagtggagacatagtaaagtaagaaagagaataatgtagagaagagtgcagaaaaataaatgtgactcttaatattggacggaggtagtagttAGTTTATTCCTGATACACATCGATTACTTTccgaaagaaaaagaagaagaagaaatgatgTAAATTTGACCTTTAAATTAATATGTGagaactaaaatgaaaacataaactcataattaaaattttcattataaTGAATACAAGACTAATATCCCCAAATATATATTTATCAGACATGACGATATAATAAATGTGCGTTCAAGTTCTacacttttttttgtgattGAATTATCAATTATCTTGCATGTCTATTGAAGATGATTTTTTTGGTTACTACTACTGCAACTTAAAACTCACACACAGATACATCGACATTCTAatatttttgtgaaaaagaaaaaacatcTTACTAATTAAAAATCAAGAATTGTACTCCTTGTTCAGTCGTGTTATATTTATTCACCGTAAAAATTGACTAATTTCTTTCTTGGTCAAACCTTTTTTTTGTTGTCGTGTGTTTTGTCATAGATTTTCGATCACTTGCAAGATTTACTATTAACTAATGTAGAGAATCCCCTAATTCTTGTTGAATATCTTTGACTTTGGTATATCGGATTTACATTCAACTAAAATAGAAACCCTCGATTTGAATATTGCCCAACTTACGATTTGTGAACGATATATACACATGGACTATCACAATTCCAAAAATTTCTGACTGATTGCCAGTTTGTGTAAGCCATGTGAGATGTTGGGGATCTTAGTTCCAAAAACATTAAATGGTGAAATGGACTATTTCATGTTCAAACGTGACCTAACTAGGAGACTACTAACACTTGGTTATTATATTATTCCATAATATTATTAGTCAGTTGAACCTCATATGATTATGGACCGCGGAATTAAGTtaaatatatacacacacacacacacacacacacacacacactcataTTATATAATCTAGCTAGTGCTAATTAATTAACCAATATGATAGGCTATGATAATTAAAGATTGTATTTTATATTTCTATGGGTTTTGTAGAATATGTGGGCACAACAATTTGTTTAGGGAAGAAATTCTAATGTAGACTGTAGTAGTACTTTGTGGAAATGGTTTATCAATAATAGAAACCATTAAGCGCTAGTACATTACATCTCAAAGCATTTCCAAAAAGGCATATattaataacaaataaaatccaCATTTCATTTAATCACGCGCGTGATACAATGTATCATGTGCATATACCACATTTAATGTGATGTGAGGGTACAAAATTAGTTGTGTTGAAATCTTGCTATGACTAGACCACATAATTTACAAATTCAGTGAAtgaattattgatattttatgagTGTCAATTAATtatgtttaatattttaatttacaaaTTCTATGAGAGCCATGTTTTAAGCGTGACAACATTTTCTATCCTTTAAATGAAAGGGACTTGGAGAGCACATTGATGATTACAGAAATTTTTAGCTATCTAAAGGAACCCTATAAGAATAAAGAATCAGTACTCTTAATTGCAAGATAATGGAGCATATATTCTTGTTAGTAAAAAGAAATCAATATTTAAACTTACCTAAAACGAACCTACAAGCATTAAATTATGTGATGGATACCGATTAAAGAAGCAGGACCGCGTATATCATGTGTTTGgctttaagaaaataaaaaataactaaaaccGCGTTAAGGATATAATTTTTATGTCTAATTTACAAATAATAGGATCCATTAATTTCACAATCATGtacttatatactccctccattcatatgatcattttggaaaattaataattatatgtcacatttcactttttactgattttgataaattgatttaacatttcactaacttactTAATTCACATTTTATGAAATACTATAAGATTTACATGTTAGTatgttactaatatttttattcaattatatttatattttttggaaGTTTATGAGTACTGTAAAATTTGTCAAAAAGAAAAGGATGGACAGGCATATGCATCAGACTGGGTTTGGCCTATATCATGATCCGACCCACCAATAAGAGCATCCaaagtggggcgccctaagagcatctccaatggcggacgtccggtcggacatccgcgacgggcgaccgggacgtcctcCTTTGTAACGAagcaactcggatacggacgtcccgtaaggaggtcggatgtcctcggacgtccggggcgacgggcgggcggatgtccgccattgtggcgtgggtcggacgtccggtattaattttttttaaaactctatatattttttcccgttcgtattcgtgttgaaattttatttccgtaaacgtaaattgctttatttgtgaatttgtgattttttttattaccggaagtcctagtgggaagggcgatgggaagggcggattgtgcaggggaagtcctagtgacgtgacatgaggtatttttgggaagtcctagtggatgtccgagtgggacatccgtgcattggagatgctctaaagccCGCTCTATGccccgccacgtcagcattttatcctcctccccttccacctgcagtggggcgccctaagcattttactattgttttgttaattaagttaaatgttttcaaatatataaatgcaaacttagaaaaaacacaacaattaactAAGAATGgcaaaaaattcattgattataaaaaaaagttacattggttagaaataaaaaaaattgactatcCTACAAAAGTCACAAAttccggctcaactcatcgatcaacctctgGAGGAATTCGGCTCTGGCCGGATCCATACACTTcataagggcgttgtgcgtatccaacaacgtccatgccatcgaggccgttgccaaatCCGCGTAGGCAAGTGTGCCCCGCGACCCGTCGGCCGTCACCCCCGCcttatactaataataataataataataataataataataataataataataataataataatagtaataataatggaaattttcaaaagaataataataatagaactCCACGTCCAAATAAATTATGTggaattatttatttgaaatatttgcTGCTGAGCTCATGTATAGATTTATTGTaaattaagaataaaataataagtacTATTTGACACTGGCCCAAATTATTGGTTTTTTTTATGGCGACTAATTAAATAGACCAATCCCGAGGCGATACGTGTAACTAATGTAGTTTTGTTGCCCTGGTTCACATTTTGCAAGGACTGTCCTATTATTTGAAGACATTAGAGCATGATAAATGATAATTGAGATAGTTTATGTGgattaatagtaataaattagtGATCACctcattataatttatattgttGTTAGCCATGTAATTTGCCCTTTATCACACCAAAAATTTGATTTTGACCCCCACCCCCTCGCTCTACAATTAGCATGTTTCCCTAGTGACAAATTATAAATTTGgcacaattaatataactaGATTATATTTTTACACTAATTGAACGAGGGTTTTGTTTTGTAACTTTATTtgtaaagttttttttttcaattgatttttttgGTCAACACATGTGGAAGTCAGTGACGAGTTCGATTTTGGACTCGATTagacaaaattatttatttatttattttgaatgcAAAACAAGACAATTTGCAGAAGAGCTGGGATTTATGTTTCAGCAAGATTTAGGGAATAGGGAGACACAATTAAGCAtatcaacattttttttgtatatagACACAGCACTTGGATTTATTACTTTATGGAATGCCAGACACTGTCACAACAATAATTGAAGAAAACCACAACATAATTATAAGGAAAAATTGTCATAAAATTATTATgtttggtcaaattctagtAGTCCcggaatataaaaaaaaattgattaaaaaatcataaatcaaTTTTCACACTGAAGATATTTGTTGATACAGATATACTTAGACCATGACTCTTATAATCTTTGCTATAGGTGTACAACCTACCACATTACTTCAACATAATCACAAAAATTTACACACATAAATCATAGCATAAGTTTGTCATTACATAAGCTTAAGGGATTCATTGAGTGGAAAGTTTCCTAATCATAAGCAAATATTGATCTCATTTTACAAGAAGAAAACACAAAATTTTGACTGAAAGAGTATATTAATCACACCTTGATACTACAGTCTACAGTAGGTAAAGAAAGCAGAGATAGTGTGATATTTTTGCAAAGATCTAGACAGATGGGAAGAACTTGTTGAGATTGAGAGGCAGAGAGTAGAACTCTTCACTCCTAGTATCGGTCTTGTAAGACCGGAACTTGTCCCACCAATGCATGCCTCTGTCCTTCCTCGTAGTGGTGTCCTTGGGAGGCATAGTCAGGTCCagaaccaggcccagaaaaccAGCCACAAATGGCTCAGACGAGAAGGGCACGTTGATCATGTCGTTGAACTGCACAAACATTCATGTCTAGGCTCAAATGCTCGAAACCAACATTAGTGAAAGGAACGAATATGGGTGGCTTCTTACCCATCTTGCTTTGGTGTGAACAGGTCCATAGCCTTTCAAAGATTCGTACTCGTTGAAGTAGTGTGGCACGGACAGTCCCATGAACACCGAGAATGCAAGAATGAACTTTGTCCTAAAACTGTTGAGATTGCAGAACTGCAGGAAAGTAAGCCCACCAGCACCTGTTTGTAACAATCAATGTACCAATCAATATAATTTGGATAAAGTAAGATCAACACACACATTAGTCATTACATACCAACATAGGCAAAGAGAAGGCAATACAGAGCAGCGACGATGGGAGCAGGGATTGAGGCGAAGACAGCTCCAAATTTAGCTGAGGTTCAAATGAGGAAATAGCCTTTTTAGTAAACAAACATAATTCATGTGCATGCTTGCAGAGTAGTAATGGTGACTACTTGCCTAGTATGGAGAAGAACAGCATGAAACCAGCAGATATTTGTATCACTCTACGGCTGCCAACGCGTGTCAGCCCAAGCAAGCCGGCATTTTCACTGTAACAAAGACAGTGTGAGTGCGTGTCTGTGTAGTATTTGTGTTGTGAtgaattgatgatgatgaaaaagAGGCAACTTACACAGACACCGATGATCCAGTTCCCGTTCCAAAGATTCCGGAGAACAATATAGCTACACCCTGTAACAATTAGGTTTGATTTAGACGAATGAGATGAGGTAAAGAGAAAATAAGCAGGATGCAAGTCCTCATACCTGCCATCCGATGCCACGGCTGAGAACAGAATGTGGTACGGGAGTTGCACTCGCATACCTTGACACagcaatgaaagcaccagttgacTGCACTTCACAGATTCAGATAATCAATGTCAACAATGTTCAAGAAAATTTTTGTACTGATTAATAATTTTGAGAGACCTCAACAAGGGCTACGAATGAAGTTGCCATCATGGCAAATGATTCTCCAGCATGAAAGCTTGGAGCTCCCCATTGAAATGGATACGGAACTCTGATCCTGCAACAACGCGCCTCGCACTTTAGATGTGTGTACAGTTCACTTTTTACTCTCTCGTTCAATTTTATAATACTCTTCTCACCAAGGAGCAGCGCCTATGATCCCAGCGCGGTCAGTTCTGCAGCTTAGCTGAGTCGTGATTGGCACGTTCTTGTATGCTCCTCCCACAGTGAGTAGGTGAGCGTATATCCAGACGATGATCACAGAGAATAACACTGCAAACCGATCAAACACATTTCTCCCTCCTTTCATCAGATGTGGCAAGTACTGCAAAGCAGCCATATTAGGATTAGTTATGGAGTTACATGCTAAAGATTCTTGCTATACGTATTCGATCAGACATGATCGTCTCTCACCTGTGAAAATATCACAAGCAAAACAAGCTGAGGCAGTCCAATCTCCACACATTTTGTAAGCTGGAATCACAGATCAAAATGGATATCATGTAAGAAAGGAAACAGAACCCCTAAAAACTTGCTTGCATTCTTCACATAAATGTTACCAGAGGAAAGCCTAATTCATACAGACCGAACCCGGTGAGAGCTACCAATGGAACTGTGGAAAGGGGGCTCATTAACCTGAAATTTTGAACTTCATTACTAAATTTATGTCCTAAAACAAGACCATTGTACAGACGCATACCACACGAGGCGTGTCACCTGGTCACGTTGCGCCACAGGCCACTGAAGCCAATGACAATCTGAAGAGTGGAAGCTACGATCATAGCCCCTTGAATTCCCCTCATAATCTTCTTGAATTTCTATAAATGAATGAAGGCATCAAGTTAACTAATTATCGAAAGAGGGTGAAAAGGGAAATGATTTGATGATCACCTCATAAGGATCCAAAATATCACTATATCGGCCAGCTAAGACGATAGACAGAGTGGCGGGCACAAAAGTGTAAGAGCCTCCGATGACAGCCGGTAGCCGAGTGCCAAACAATGTCTGAGCAAGAGTGTTCAAACCAGCAACAAACTGTAGTGTTTGAATCATCAAAGCTTTCTCTTCCTAACAGGGGACAAATCCATTTTGCCTCAATTAAAATCAAGAATTTGTGGGACTTATTCAAAACTTATACAGAACTAAAGCATATCCTTACTTTTCCTCCTCCCATTTGGGGGACCAAAATGGAGGGTATGAGCACAGTTGTGCCAAGCATCACAAGAAAGTGCTGGAACCCAAGCAATATGGCCTCAGCTTCATTTATAAACATCGCCAAAATTTTAGAAAACATACAATTCAAATTACAGTAGTATAACATTACTAATGAGAAAATATGGAAGAAGGGCTCACGCCATGGAGGTGGGCTAGTTATGCAGAAAGAAACTCCGGGAAGCTGATCCTTGACTGGATGCGGCATTAACTCCTCTTGCTTCGGCGGCGGCGCTGCTGCTCCCCCTCCTGCCATGATCTCTGCTTCTTTTTCACCCTCACTAAAAAGCCTtaaaatccaaacaaaaatGCCAAATCTCAATTATTACAGCCCACACCTCAGACAGAACAAATCAACAACATTAATAAATTTACCAAAAATGATGGAAAACAACAAAGTCTTTTTGACAGCGCAAGtgatcaagaaaaagaaacCATGCAAAGTCCCTGCCACAAAATTAGTAgtactgtttttttttctactgTGAGTGAAGTTTTGAGGGA from Salvia splendens isolate huo1 chromosome 4, SspV2, whole genome shotgun sequence encodes the following:
- the LOC121801163 gene encoding nucleobase-ascorbate transporter 7-like: MAGGGAAAPPPKQEELMPHPVKDQLPGVSFCITSPPPWPEAILLGFQHFLVMLGTTVLIPSILVPQMGGGKEEKALMIQTLQFVAGLNTLAQTLFGTRLPAVIGGSYTFVPATLSIVLAGRYSDILDPYEKFKKIMRGIQGAMIVASTLQIVIGFSGLWRNVTRLMSPLSTVPLVALTGFGLYELGFPLLTKCVEIGLPQLVLLVIFSQYLPHLMKGGRNVFDRFAVLFSVIIVWIYAHLLTVGGAYKNVPITTQLSCRTDRAGIIGAAPWIRVPYPFQWGAPSFHAGESFAMMATSFVALVESTGAFIAVSRYASATPVPHSVLSRGIGWQGVAILFSGIFGTGTGSSVSVENAGLLGLTRVGSRRVIQISAGFMLFFSILAKFGAVFASIPAPIVAALYCLLFAYVGAGGLTFLQFCNLNSFRTKFILAFSVFMGLSVPHYFNEYESLKGYGPVHTKARWFNDMINVPFSSEPFVAGFLGLVLDLTMPPKDTTTRKDRGMHWWDKFRSYKTDTRSEEFYSLPLNLNKFFPSV